In a genomic window of Aquila chrysaetos chrysaetos chromosome Z, bAquChr1.4, whole genome shotgun sequence:
- the MED18 gene encoding mediator of RNA polymerase II transcription subunit 18: protein CRGTAGPRGWRCRRRHRLRAAPSAAPPPRPQPRGRLGAPRPAPWRPPPVTMMPVTGGTINMMEYLLQGSVLDQSLESLLHRLRGLCDNMEPETFLDHEMVFLLKGQQASPFVLRARRSMDKSGMPWHLRYLGQPEIGDKNRHALVRNCVDIATSDNLTDFLVEMGFRMDHEFVAKGHMFRKGIMKIVVYKIFRILMPGNTESIEPLSLSYLVELNVVAPAGQDVVSDDMRNFAEQLKPLVHLEKIDPKRLM, encoded by the exons TGCCGCGGCACCGCCGGGCCGCGAGGGtggcgctgccgccgccgccaccgccttCGCGCCGCTCCctccgccgcgccgccgccccgccctcAGCCCCGCGGCCGGCTCGGAGCGCCGCGGCCCGCGCCATGGAGGCCCCCCCCCGTGACCATGATGCCCGTCACGGGCGGCACCATCAACATGATGGAGTACCTGCTGCAAG GGAGCGTGTTGGACCAGAGCCTAGAGAGCCTGCTGCACCGCCTGCGCGGCCTCTGCGACAACATGGAGCCGGAGACCTTCCTGGACCACGAGATGGTGTTCCTGCTGAAGGGGCAGCAGGCCAGCCCCTTCGTGCTGCGGGCACGGCGGTCCATGGACAAAAGCGGGATGCCCTGGCATCTGCGCTACCTGGGCCAGCCCGAAATAGGCGACAAGAACCGCCACGCGCTGGTGCGCAACTGCGTCGACATCGCTACTTCGGACAACCTGACGGACTTTCTGGTGGAGATGGGCTTCCGCATGGACCACGAGTTTGTGGCCAAAGGGCACATGTTCCGCAAGGGCATCATGAAGATCGTGGTGTACAAGATCTTCCGCATCCTAATGCCAGGAAACACGGAGAGCATCGAGCCGCTCTCCCTCTCCTACCTGGTGGAGCTCAATGTGGTAGCGCCAGCAGGACAGGATGTCGTTTCTGATGACATGAGGAATTTTGCTGAGCAACTGAAGCCTCTAGTGCACCTGGAAAAAATCGACCCTAAAAGGCTAATGTGA